The Coffea arabica cultivar ET-39 chromosome 1e, Coffea Arabica ET-39 HiFi, whole genome shotgun sequence genome has a window encoding:
- the LOC113698293 gene encoding serine/threonine-protein phosphatase PP2A-2 catalytic subunit isoform X1: protein MSSDSAVPSPGSVHGGSLDEQISQLMQCKPLSEQEVRLLCEKAKEILMDESNVQPVKSPVTICGDIHGQFHDLAELFRIGGKCPDTNYLFMGDYVDRGYYSVETVTLLVALKVRYPQRITILRGNHESRQITQVYGFYDECLRKYGNANVWKIFTDLFDYFPLTALVESEIFCLHGGLSPSVETLDNIRNFDRVQEVPHEGPMCDLLWSDPDDRCGWGISPRGAGYTFGQDISEQFNHTNNLKLIARAHQLVMEGFNWAHDQKVVTIFSAPNYCYRCGNMASILEVDDCKGHTFIQFEPAPRRGEPDVTRRTPDYFL from the exons ATGAGCTCCGATTCGGCTGTGCCGTCTCCCGGTTCTGTTCATGGCGGCAGCCTCGATGAGCAGATTTCTCAGCTTATGCAGTGCAAACCCTTGTCCGAACAAGAG GTGAGACTGCTATGTGAGAAGGCCAAGGAGATCTTAATGGATGAGAGCAATGTTCAA CCTGTGAAGAGTCCTGTGACCATATGTGGTGACATTCATGGACAATTCCACGATCTTGCTGAGCTTTTCCGTATTGGTGGCAAG TGTCCAGATACAAATTATTTGTTTATGGGAGATTATGTAGATCGTGGGTATTATTCAGTTGAAACTGTAACT CTTCTGGTAGCCCTCAAAGTGCGTTACCCTCAACGAATTACTATTCTAAGAGGAAATCATGAGAGTCGACAG ATTACTCAAGTATATGGGTTTTATGATGAATGCCTAAGGAA ATATGGCAATGCAAATGTCTGGAAGATTTTTACTGATCTATTTGACTACTTTCCACTCACTGCGCTG GTTGAGTCAGAAATTTTCTGTCTGCATGGAGGGTTGTCTCCGTCAGTTGAAACTCTAGACAACATACGAAATTTCGATCGTGTGCAAGAAGTTCCTCATGAGGGACCCATGTGTGATCTTTTGTGGTCTGACCCTGATGACCGTTGTGGTTGGGGCATTTCACCCCGCGGTGCTGGATATACATTTGGCCAG GACATATCAGAGCAATTTAATCACACCAACAATTTAAAGCTTATTGCTAGGGCACATCAGTTGGTTATGGAAGGATTCAATTGGGCTCAT GATCAAAAAGTTGTTACCATATTTAGCGCACCAAATTATTGCTATCGCTGTGGAAACATGGCGTCCATCCTGGAAGTGGATGACTGCAAAGGCCACACATTTATTCAG TTTGAGCCTGCTCCTCGGAGAGGAGAGCCAGATGTAACTAGGAGAACACCAGATTACTTTTTATGA
- the LOC113698293 gene encoding serine/threonine-protein phosphatase PP2A-4 catalytic subunit isoform X2, with translation MSSDSAVPSPGSVHGGSLDEQISQLMQCKPLSEQEVRLLCEKAKEILMDESNVQPVKSPVTICGDIHGQFHDLAELFRIGGKLLVALKVRYPQRITILRGNHESRQITQVYGFYDECLRKYGNANVWKIFTDLFDYFPLTALVESEIFCLHGGLSPSVETLDNIRNFDRVQEVPHEGPMCDLLWSDPDDRCGWGISPRGAGYTFGQDISEQFNHTNNLKLIARAHQLVMEGFNWAHDQKVVTIFSAPNYCYRCGNMASILEVDDCKGHTFIQFEPAPRRGEPDVTRRTPDYFL, from the exons ATGAGCTCCGATTCGGCTGTGCCGTCTCCCGGTTCTGTTCATGGCGGCAGCCTCGATGAGCAGATTTCTCAGCTTATGCAGTGCAAACCCTTGTCCGAACAAGAG GTGAGACTGCTATGTGAGAAGGCCAAGGAGATCTTAATGGATGAGAGCAATGTTCAA CCTGTGAAGAGTCCTGTGACCATATGTGGTGACATTCATGGACAATTCCACGATCTTGCTGAGCTTTTCCGTATTGGTGGCAAG CTTCTGGTAGCCCTCAAAGTGCGTTACCCTCAACGAATTACTATTCTAAGAGGAAATCATGAGAGTCGACAG ATTACTCAAGTATATGGGTTTTATGATGAATGCCTAAGGAA ATATGGCAATGCAAATGTCTGGAAGATTTTTACTGATCTATTTGACTACTTTCCACTCACTGCGCTG GTTGAGTCAGAAATTTTCTGTCTGCATGGAGGGTTGTCTCCGTCAGTTGAAACTCTAGACAACATACGAAATTTCGATCGTGTGCAAGAAGTTCCTCATGAGGGACCCATGTGTGATCTTTTGTGGTCTGACCCTGATGACCGTTGTGGTTGGGGCATTTCACCCCGCGGTGCTGGATATACATTTGGCCAG GACATATCAGAGCAATTTAATCACACCAACAATTTAAAGCTTATTGCTAGGGCACATCAGTTGGTTATGGAAGGATTCAATTGGGCTCAT GATCAAAAAGTTGTTACCATATTTAGCGCACCAAATTATTGCTATCGCTGTGGAAACATGGCGTCCATCCTGGAAGTGGATGACTGCAAAGGCCACACATTTATTCAG TTTGAGCCTGCTCCTCGGAGAGGAGAGCCAGATGTAACTAGGAGAACACCAGATTACTTTTTATGA